The Acidobacteriota bacterium genomic interval CTCGCCCATGCCTGCGGGGCGCAGGCCACCGGGTAGAGCGTCGGCGCCTCCGCCGGCCGCCGGACGAAGCCGCAGAAGAGCTCCGGCAGGCGCGGCATGTCGAGGAACAGCGTGGCGTCGAAAAGACCGGCGAGGATCGGCTGGATCTGCTCCTTGAAGTCGTAGCGGGACAACCCCAGCGCGATGAGGGCGTTGTCGTGGGGCCATATCGAGCCGTTGTGATAGGACATCGGGTTGTACCGCGGCGCCGACATGGCGAGCGTCCTGATGCCCCACCCCGAGAACATGTCGGGATCGCACAGGGAAGCAGCCACCTTCCGCGCCCTCGACGGCGAGCAGAGCCCCGACAGGAGCAGCTGCCCCGCGTTCGAGCTGTGCACGGTGCAGGGGCGCTTGCCGCCGTCGAGCGCGAGAGCGTAGGTTCCCAGCTCGGGAATCCAGAAGCGCTTCTCGACCGCTTGCCGGACGTCCCTGGCCCGCTCCGAGAGTCGGGTCGCCATTTCGCCCCGCCCGAGCGCCCGCGCCAGCCGCGCGCCCGCCCTGAGGGCCGCGTAGACGTAACCCTGGATCTCGACCGTGGCGATCGGCGGCGGCGCGAGGGTGCCGTCCGCGTGCGAAATCGAGTCGTTGGAGTCTTTCCACCCCTGATTCTCGAGCCCGTGGGGCGCCCGGCGCCGGTACTCCACGAGGCCGTCGCCGTCGAGGTCGCCGGACTCTTCGATCCACCGCAAGGCCCGCTCGACGTGCGGCCACAGGGTCTCCATGAACTCCCTGTCCCCCGTCTGGCGGTAGTACAGGCCGGCGAGCCAGACGAACAGCGGGGTGGCGTCCGCGCTGCCGTAGTAGCGGGCGAACGGCACCTCGCCGGTCGCCGCCATCTCGCTCAACCTCAGTTCGTGCAGGATCTTGCCCGGCTCGGCGTCCTGCTCGGGGCGATCCTCCTCCGCCTGGGTGGCGGCCAGGAAGGAAAGAACCCCGCGGGCGATCCCCGGGTCGACCCAGAGCATCATCAGCGCGGTGATCAGCCCGTCGCGTCCGAACGGCGTGTTGTACCAGGGGACGCCGGCGAACGGATACGGCCCGTGTTCGGTATCGGTGACCAGGGTGTGCAGGTCGGCCAGCGATCGATTGCACCAGTGATTGAACTGCTCGTTCGAGGTGTCGATCCGGCAGACGGAGTCCTGCCACGACCTGTAGCGGCGCTCGAGCCGGTCGCGCGCCTCCACGAAGCCGCGGGGTGCCCGCGACGAGCTCCGCGCCGGTTCGAGGAGGACCTCGATTCCCAGATCGACCGGCGTCCTCGGCGGCAGCCTCAGCGTGAACTCCGCCGCCTCCGGCGTCAGCTCCGCCGGCCGTCGCGAAAACCGGATGCGGGTGACGCGCCGCACCCCGTCGAGGCCGTCGTAGCCCAGGACGACCTCCTGCTGCCCGGCGACCTCGCGGCCCGATACCCCGCGCTGCCGGCGGGAAACGCCGCGCACCTCGAAGATGTCGGCGAAATCGGCGGCGAATTCGATGGCGGAGCGCACGACGACGGGCTGGCTGCTGAAGTTGCGGAAGCGCCACC includes:
- a CDS encoding amylo-alpha-1,6-glucosidase, with translation MPDDIIYQGGHFYVRATSPRLETRTLTLKHGETFAVFDPYGDILPIGAQEQGLYHRGTRMLSRWHFRFGESRPLLLSSTLREDNTFAAVDLTNPDVAFDGGTLPRGTVHLFRGLVVWDGILLERWRFRNFSSQPVVVRSAIEFAADFADIFEVRGVSRRQRGVSGREVAGQQEVVLGYDGLDGVRRVTRIRFSRRPAELTPEAAEFTLRLPPRTPVDLGIEVLLEPARSSSRAPRGFVEARDRLERRYRSWQDSVCRIDTSNEQFNHWCNRSLADLHTLVTDTEHGPYPFAGVPWYNTPFGRDGLITALMMLWVDPGIARGVLSFLAATQAEEDRPEQDAEPGKILHELRLSEMAATGEVPFARYYGSADATPLFVWLAGLYYRQTGDREFMETLWPHVERALRWIEESGDLDGDGLVEYRRRAPHGLENQGWKDSNDSISHADGTLAPPPIATVEIQGYVYAALRAGARLARALGRGEMATRLSERARDVRQAVEKRFWIPELGTYALALDGGKRPCTVHSSNAGQLLLSGLCSPSRARKVAASLCDPDMFSGWGIRTLAMSAPRYNPMSYHNGSIWPHDNALIALGLSRYDFKEQIQPILAGLFDATLFLDMPRLPELFCGFVRRPAEAPTLYPVACAPQAWASASVFALLAATLGLTITAEPPRVTFRRPVLPPFLEEVVLHNLRVGQGKVHVALTRQRTSASVTVLDREGDVDVILVV